In Aeromicrobium marinum DSM 15272, one genomic interval encodes:
- a CDS encoding ISL3 family transposase, translated as MLAPTAYTDHLTPPTRLAEKTLSGLRAEPRSVHALTVESGLSWPTVMGLLTGTVDLTTIPEQRLVKRLGVDEHRFRRVRYVRDHDGSVTRVEPWSIMLTCLDTGAILDVVDGRRGPAVKQWIAARPRWWRRRIEYVAMDMSSEFRAAIRKSLPKAKISADHWHVVRLANDLVTSVRRRRIWETEQRRGRKVDAAWRYRKLLLASSHRLSTRQRDRLAQVLDADHQLALAWGIKEHVRQLLATRHIDDFHREWAALEKAVRASKLPEAERLLKTLKAWRRELLTFCRTRLTNARTEAANLNAKTFKRAGRGYRNHDNYRSRIMAYTPTPMAA; from the coding sequence TTGCTGGCACCGACCGCTTACACAGACCATCTGACACCCCCCACCCGGCTGGCCGAGAAGACCCTCTCCGGGTTGCGGGCCGAGCCGCGCAGCGTGCACGCGCTCACGGTGGAGTCGGGCCTGTCGTGGCCGACCGTGATGGGCCTGCTGACCGGGACCGTCGACCTGACCACGATCCCCGAACAGCGCCTCGTCAAGCGACTGGGGGTCGATGAGCACCGGTTCCGCCGGGTGCGCTACGTCCGCGACCACGACGGCTCGGTGACGCGGGTCGAGCCGTGGTCGATCATGCTCACCTGCCTGGACACCGGCGCGATCCTCGACGTCGTCGATGGCCGCCGCGGCCCCGCGGTCAAGCAGTGGATCGCGGCCCGGCCGCGGTGGTGGCGCCGCCGGATCGAGTACGTGGCCATGGACATGTCCAGTGAGTTCCGCGCTGCGATCCGCAAGAGCCTCCCGAAGGCGAAGATCAGTGCCGACCACTGGCACGTGGTCCGGCTCGCGAACGACCTGGTCACCTCCGTGCGGCGCCGCCGGATCTGGGAAACCGAGCAGCGCCGGGGCCGGAAGGTCGACGCGGCGTGGCGCTACCGCAAGCTCCTCCTCGCGTCCTCCCACCGGCTCTCGACCCGGCAACGCGACCGACTCGCTCAGGTGCTCGATGCCGACCACCAGCTCGCACTCGCATGGGGCATCAAGGAACACGTGCGGCAACTGCTCGCCACCCGCCACATCGATGACTTCCACCGCGAATGGGCGGCGCTGGAGAAGGCGGTGAGGGCGAGCAAGCTGCCCGAGGCCGAACGGCTGCTGAAGACGCTCAAGGCGTGGCGACGCGAACTGCTGACCTTCTGCCGCACCCGGCTCACCAACGCCCGCACCGAGGCCGCGAACCTCAACGCCAAGACCTTCAAGCGCGCCGGCAGGGGGTACCGCAACCACGACAACTACCGATCCAGAATCATGGCCTACACGCCGACGCCGATGGCGGCGTGA
- a CDS encoding tyrosine-type recombinase/integrase: MAIFHEALNGNPATAVPSVPVPRNKKKPVPVKDLDAVRAAIREWANAEKRNGPKSVDLPDIVDMLIATGMRIGELLALRWSDIELTAPTERRDDDTWFPWLMVNGQITSKGKRVDYGKTDAAIRPIALPEWAAALLRHRKLAQPSNDLDAVFITRNGTWHHSTNIQGRLRHIRLLDDYADVAVLRDVTPHSFRRTVATEIDEVYDAEAAMHHLGHTSKVITERHYINRKLVVPDYREATERLAPGSKDNGGPSREV; this comes from the coding sequence ATGGCGATCTTCCACGAGGCACTCAACGGCAACCCGGCTACCGCGGTCCCGTCCGTGCCGGTTCCGCGAAACAAGAAGAAGCCTGTACCGGTCAAGGACTTGGACGCCGTGCGAGCAGCCATCCGGGAGTGGGCCAACGCCGAGAAACGGAACGGCCCGAAGAGCGTTGACCTGCCTGACATCGTCGACATGCTCATCGCCACCGGCATGCGGATCGGTGAGCTACTCGCGCTGCGCTGGTCTGACATTGAACTCACTGCACCGACCGAGCGTCGCGACGACGACACCTGGTTTCCCTGGCTGATGGTCAACGGCCAGATCACATCCAAAGGAAAGCGGGTCGACTACGGCAAGACCGACGCCGCGATCCGCCCGATCGCATTGCCGGAATGGGCAGCCGCCCTCCTGCGCCACCGCAAGCTTGCGCAGCCCTCCAACGACCTTGATGCGGTGTTCATCACCCGCAACGGCACTTGGCATCACTCCACGAACATCCAGGGACGCCTCCGTCACATTCGGCTTCTCGACGACTACGCGGATGTGGCAGTGCTGCGGGACGTCACGCCTCACTCCTTCCGGAGGACTGTCGCGACCGAGATCGACGAGGTATACGACGCCGAAGCAGCGATGCACCATCTCGGCCACACCTCGAAGGTGATCACCGAGCGTCACTACATCAACCGCAAACTCGTGGTCCCCGACTATCGGGAGGCCACGGAGCGGCTCGCCCCTGGGTCCAAGGACAACGGCGGGCCATCACGCGAGGTCTGA